CGTAGCATTAGTGCTAACATTCTAATTCTGTTCAATTTGGCCGCTCTGAACTTAATAAAAGAGCTTCTGGTTTGGAGCAAGCTGccaaatgactgaaaaaaagttcatttcacTGAACCCTTTTGAATCTAAATTAAATCCTTGAGGTGAATTTCATAAAATACAACTTCTTCCATTTATATTCCTTGTAATCTTTATCAGGTTTGAATGTATATTTGGACCTAAAGTGAAAGTTTTGTGGCAttgatttcagtcatttttatttcactgacaTAAGTAATGGAGTACCTTTGTGAAGAAGAAATCGTTTGTCATTGTGAATATTAGCTGTCATATCTACTGGATGAATTGTCATTGAATTCAATCTATAAGTTCATTTAAAGCCAACTGGCTGTTGATACTAATACAGTCCTTTCTATTGGTTATTTCTCGTTTACATTTCTTGCAGACATCCATTAATTAAATGGATAATTATATTGATAGTTCCAGACCACAACACCAAAAAGCTGAGGTAATAACATGTCTCAACAGATGAGTCAATCTGCAGCACTTTCAGGAAGAATGAAATACTAGATGAGGAGAAAATGAACTgattgttttacaaaatgaatgatttaattaataaaaaaacactgtgtgaaggaaaattattttattgacttaaaactgtCAAAGACCAGACGTTAAAGTACCGTCAATTACTTTAAAGTATATCTGACTACAAAGCGTACTACAAATATAAAGATGTGGACTTTACATTAAAAGGATGcaaattgttcattttaagcAAAAGCATTCATTGTAATTAAATGCTTCACATacaagaaacataattaaaactaactaaaacatgATATAATTAATGTCAGGAATtcctttgaaataattttctatttttcagaaacTGGGGACAATGCGTCGTtaaatctttatctttaaatttttccacagtaagcagaaaaaaacccaacaaaccaacaaaaatagatttgagACATTATGCTGACAGAACCTTTCTGGAGTGGAGCAGCTTGGACAGAAACCGTTTCATCTCTTTGGACTGAACGCCGTAGATGATGGGGTTCAGGCTGCCGGGGAtgatgtgaaacaaaataagacACACTTTCCTGTACTCTGAGTATTCAGGGAAACGATGCAGCGCAATGTTCATTttcccaaaaacaaacatgatcaTGTAGACAAAGAGGTGTGTGCTGCAGGTCTTCAGGGCTTTACTGTTCAGAGACTTGCTGTTACTGGTCAGACAGACAACAGTGATCCTGCTGTAGGTGACAATGATGCTGCCGATGGAGGCTGTCAGGAGGAGCACAGTGAAGGTCAGACCGTAGATGTTATTGATAACCACACTCTCACAGGACAGCTTGAACAGTGAGGCGTTGTCACAAAATGGGTTGGTGATCAGAGTCCTGCAGCGGCTCAGTCGGACCGTCAGGCCCAGCAGAATCCCCACCAGAACCAAGGCCGACCCCCAGGCAGAGACGGTCAGTTTCATCACCATCCTGTTGGTCATTATCACAGAGTAACGCAGAGGATTACAGATGGCAACATATCTGTCGAAGGCCATGATCATCAGCACCGTGTGGGACGTGGTGCCGAACATGTGGGAACAGA
This window of the Gambusia affinis linkage group LG15, SWU_Gaff_1.0, whole genome shotgun sequence genome carries:
- the LOC122845106 gene encoding olfactory receptor 146-like — translated: MMENYTFNSYMLRIEGLNVEEASMYPVFFLLLFVYLFILVANIGIVALIILDKSLHQPMYLLFCNLPFNDILGNSVMLPRVLMDIVQPPAERLISYYECVVQAFCSHMFGTTSHTVLMIMAFDRYVAICNPLRYSVIMTNRMVMKLTVSAWGSALVLVGILLGLTVRLSRCRTLITNPFCDNASLFKLSCESVVINNIYGLTFTVLLLTASIGSIIVTYSRITVVCLTSNSKSLNSKALKTCSTHLFVYMIMFVFGKMNIALHRFPEYSEYRKVCLILFHIIPGSLNPIIYGVQSKEMKRFLSKLLHSRKVLSA